AAACTGAACAATTTTCCCTGGAGATTCGATCTGATACTGGAACAAGATTAAGTGGATGTTCGCGACTTGGGTGCATAAATCTGACAAAAAATTCTACACACCTTTTGTGGAGATGGACATAGGCGCATAAAATATCGCAATTTTCTGCACAAGTGTAGTCAGATGTTGTACATATGATTGCTTGTTTGCAGTGATGCAgatgtttaaaatataaattcatctAAACATTACTACTTAGTTAGCAGCTTGGagagtttaaaaaataaatggatGCTTAGCACAAGCATGTTAATAGTAGACTCATATTGATTGACTAGTTGAATTTACATGTGGGAATCTTTCTGTTTTACTGAGATGGCGCTGCAACCTGAAGTATAATAAGTATTTGTATCACAGACTTGGGTGAATTTTAGCATAGCAGTTATGGAGCAACCAtaatatgcagcaaccagaccACACCTAACCCttcatttacaaaaatatttgaacaagGATTCATGAACATTTTAATAATCTTGAGAAGTTGAGGATAAAgtgataatatatttgaacaaaagtAGCAAAATATCAAGTATCAGAACAAACAAAGCAGAGTATGGAAATAGAAAAGAGGATTGCAAACCACAAGTACAAAGGCTTTGTAACAAAGCAGTTGTGGTGACATGCTCTAAATTGTTTAAAGTTTAGCTAAACATTGATTAAACACTTACAGAGGTTATAAAAGCAAATGATTAATATTTAAGTCCATTGTATAATCCCTGAGGAACTCTGGAATACTGAACACTTGCACGTCGAGTTCGGGTTGTTGAATAAAAAACCGACTTCATTCCCTGTATGAAAGCCAAACTAGGAGTATATCTGAAGCAGCTTATTCTCCAATCACTTGTAGTTGCAGAAGATGTATTAAGGAGCATATAATTAATCTTATCCGTTTTGCGATCATAACAGCAAAACTTACCACGATCATCAAACACAATCTCACCACCAGAAAACCCCTGTACCACCACAAACCAACCATTAAATGGTCCAATAGTGTACATCTTACTCCAAACACAACATCCCTCGTCCCCGTCCAAAGAAAATAGACTGAGCATACGCTTAGAAAAAGGATCGTTGTCATACACATACACTACCGAAGTAAGACAATCATTCATATCCACAAATTTAGAACCACGTACTCTATGTTCACAAACAAATTCAGGCAACAACTTGAACTCGTTACGTCCAGCATCAAACTTCACAGCAGTCGCCATCATATGCCTATCTTTCGTGTATCTACAAAATGCCCAGTAAGGACAATCCTTTACAATAGTCACGGAACTCGTTGAGTAGGCTCCTCTAATATTATCAAACACATTATCAGGAGCAGATATTTCAATCCAATTATCAGAATTAGAGTGGTAAACCATAGCAAACCTTAGATCCTCTGACAAAATGACAAGCTTGTAATTATCACTCACAGGATCAAAACCGAATCCTATGTCATAGGCTCGATCAGCAAAGCGAGCCTCTGCGAAAGTTTCCTTGGATTGATGTGTTGCAGGGTTCCATAACGATAACATATTGCGACCAGTAAGACAAACAAGGCCACGAACAGAACCAACCACATCAAGAATATGCGCAGAATCCAGTGCAACTATTTCTTCGTAGCGGGAAAGAATAACGACTTTGGTGTTCCTTGTAGCAACGAGACAGTCATTATGATTTTGAGTGGTGCTGTGAGTCAAGTGTTGGTTTATAAATCGGGGTTCGGAGAAAAGAGATAGCCATGATTTGGATACAGATTTGAAACGTACCAGAGATCTGACCGGGAGTCGTGTGAGTATTTCCCGGCGGATCAGCTCTTCTGGCAGATCGGCCGCTGTAGTCTTCTTCCTTTTCGGTGTCCCACCCATTCCCATTGCGTTACGAGAGGTGCCGTTGGAATAGGGAATAGGGTTTGAAATCAATTGGACCGGTAGACCGCACCAAGaaaggtaattgcatatcgcatcCTCTAATTACGTTCAAAAACAATATTGTATCCGTATTTTGAGAAACTCAGCTCgcattctttatttttattgttcaaGCCCGAGATGCACTCCTGCTGTTAACCTTCGTTAAATCACTATACATATAATTGCAATTTGGATCctctaacttacgttcaaaaacgatataacactcatatttttgaaaacacaaATAAcaccacctatttttacatttcaagaaacGATACGCACCTCTTCTGTTGAATTCCGctaacttccgttaaaatactcctccttctcaatttacatgtccattttgctttttgaaaagtcaaattgactaatttttgaccaactgttaaaaaatatttatttattattttaggaaatagaaagttacatattaaaatatattagattttgtttaaaaaaaaatatcagcaaaaagtaaatctagtctacTTTAATTGAGGTAAATaatagggggtccgaattgcaattacctCTATTGTTTGCGAAATTCGGACcctctattatttgcgaaaacaatagactagatttactttttgatgatattttttttaaaatttttgcttAATTAAGttatccccaagtcaaaatgattttacatgttgaatgattttaaatttttagtaacatatgtattaagtacttaaaatagacactattataaatataaaaaataaacactatgtaatatttattataaataatacataaatttatatattgattaaaatatataaattttaattattttgtttggaaaaattgatcaaaaaaaatttaaaaaatatcatcaaaaattaaatctagtctattttaatatgtaatttctattttctaaaataataaatacatattttcaaatagtttgtcaaaaattagtcaatttgactcctcaaaaagcaaaagggacatttaaattgagacggaggagtattttaacggaagttaacgaaATTCAACGGAGGGTGTGCGTAtcgaacgtaagttagggggtccgaattgcaattacatgtatagtgacttaacggagtgcacaGAGTTAACAGAAGTTAACGATAGAGGGTGCATCTCGAGCTTGAACACTAAATATAAgtggtgcgagttgagtttctcaaagtatggatacaatatcatttttgaacaatagttagggggtgcgatatgcaattacctctggTAATAAAACAGAGAACCAAGAAACAGTCGAAGCTTATAAATCCAGTTTCTGAGTTTATGAGCAAGAAACAACTAATTCATTATGTAAAAAATCTAAAATGCCAATTTTCAATGTATAACTCTAAATATGAAAAGTTAAATTTctgatttcattcaaattttttattttacaaatattataaatgaccactttaaaagattatattttataataacttattgttatattaataatttttatatacaataGTATAAATCGtaaacatcaaaaaaattattcgaAATTTCAAACACATAAGAATAAAGGTTACTTCTCCCTTATAATTAACCTCTTGTTTATATGACAAGGAGTCAATTTGAAAAATACTTAATTCTAACTTGGTATCAATTTTTTTGTCCAGAATCTCAGACATTACCCACTCAACTGAGGTACTTGTTGTCTCTGTTGCAGCTACAAACATATCCTGCACCAAGTTTTTACACATAAGTCTCACAAGTGGATCAGAATCAATGGTTAACAAGTAGATCTCAGAATCGCGGGCTACAAGTTATGTGATATGAGAGGCTCTCGTGAACTGTGATTCGAGGTTTTGGATGATTTGTGTTGTAAGTCTTCCCGACACTGAAATGATTAGGCGGCGTGCCATAAGAGTTGGACCGTCCTACTCTTGCTTCTTTCATTTAGGAAAGAGGAAACAGAGGCAGGCGATGAGGATCAGAGGAGAGTCTTTCAGCTCTTTTGAACATCACCAACAATAATAGGCCTGAATTCTACCATCCATGGCTCATCACTCATAGTGTTCTTCTAGGCACCTCGAAGAACAATGGATGGGCAAAAGCTTCTGAAAGCATATCAGAAGTCCGCAAGTATAGGACCCAGAGTTGGTCTGATAAGCCTCATCTTTTTAAACAGACAACAATTCCGAAGCCAAAGCAGTGGGATGTCATTAATCAAAAAAAGGAACATCAAAAGGAATTTTTTGATTATCCAAACGATCATTTCTGGCAAGAGCGGTGTTTCTTTTAAACTCTTGCTGCACTAGATAAATAAATGAATAGGTTGCCTTTACATCCTACCAAATTCTGGCTTTTTTGACATCACACGCATTTCCGAAAAAGAGTACTCCATGGCCCATGCAAGAGGAAAAGTGACCAACATATACACAAGGATAACACTAAAAGCTCGGTAAAATTTACAGTAATGAAGCAGAATcagcaaatattaaatttacaatTTCCATTCCTGACCTTGCTATTTTCGATGGGACTGTCTGTGTCTGGTAATAAGGAGCTGATCATTTCTAGAATCCCAGAACCtgttaatttcatattttttctgCACAAGTGTAGTCAGATGTTGTGCATATGATTGCTTGTTTGCAGTGATGCAgatgtttaaaatataaactcatCTAAACATTACTGTACTTAGTTAACAGTCTGGAGAGTTTAAAAAGTCAATGGATGCTTAGCACAAGCATGTTATTAATAGTAGACTCATATTGATTGACCAGTGGAATTTACATGTGGGAATCTTTTTGTTTTACTGGGGATGAGACCTGAAGTATAATATTTGTATCACTGGGTAGACTTGGGTAAATTTTAGTATAGCAGTTATGGAGCAACCAtaatatgcagcaaccagaccGCACCTAACTCTTCATTTACAAAAGTATGTGAACAAGGATTCATGaatatttcaaattcttgaGAAGGCAAGGAcaaagtaataatatatttgaacgaAACTAGCAAAATATCACGGTTAGCACCTCGGTTTCAATCAATTGGTGTATATCCTTTCAAAAGTGCAGAACTTGTAGGTCCCTAGCTTATAGACTCTAATCTATTGCGCCTTGGCTTGCCAAGGCGCCTTGTACTCCTTTAATCCAAATTAATAGTACTATATATACATTTGGCAAAAAAACAAATATCTATACGTGTCATTTACCAGCCCCACTCGATCTGAATTACTTCTgtttataaatacatatttaataGGTAGAATTAGTGCATAAACTGCATATAAAGTCTTTACCTGTAAAGGACCATTTAGGCTCAGTTGGAGACTCCACGAGTGAAGAATTCGCACCAGCAACACAGGTTCGCTTGTATATATCACTGCATTAATAAAATGAATAGGTCATTAaacctataaaaaaaaaatgtgcgCACCTGTCACTTTTGTAGTTCTATCTTCTGAAAAGTTGAGCTTTTAGATACTTGTATGTCTCAAAAAACAAGAAGTAGAGGTAGAACATTAGTTTCAATAGATTATTAAAACCTTCTCTTTATTTTTCAATGAAAACACATCTTAGTACACACAAAACAGGAAGAAGAAAGCTTAAGAAGTACAAACCAATTCATTTCTATTAAGTCAACAAGGAAAGTATAAGGTTcgcaatttttttgtaaaatttagcttgtagttatatatatagatacttCACTCATTACCTTATCCACCATTAACAGTGGAAAGGCCTTGCAAAACATAACCAGATTGAATGTCATCAGGAAGGTACTTCTTAGACAGTGAAAGATTGTGAGGCGATAGCTCAAAGAAATGTACTTAAACTTGACAGTGATAActattgcaaaaaaaaaacacaaacccAAGCAATCATGAATATCATAAGAaaagtttattaaaaaaaaggaaagaaacACATACAATCTCATGCCAAATTAACGCATGTGTGTCTAACGCCGTGGCATTATGCCTAAAAATAACTATCTATCATAACAACACAACATtacccctctccctctccctctccctctctctctctctctctccccctctccctccatATTCTTGAACAGTAGAACGCACAGAGAAACCTTTTGGTGTAACATCAATGGCTTCTTCACCCACCTTCTCTGCTTCTCTAACAATCGCTGATCTCCTAAAACCCATTAAAAATCACTAACAAATTTAATGCAAActtaatatatacataaatgtttttatttagcaaaaaaataacaAGTACCCAGATTCAGATGGTCGAGATTCGAGCCAAAGAAGATTAGCATTTGACCCAAGAGTGAAACCTCCCAAGGTTTTGCCAGAAGCCAAAACTAAATCAGATGTGATGGGTGAAGCCCATGAACCATATGGAGCTGTAAGTATATGTTGCTGTAAAGCTGAAGCCATTTTTAGTTTGAGTCACTACTAGTGTAGTACTATTAAGCGTTCACGAAAATGACAAGTTATTTTTTGTCAACTATGAAGTCTTATGATAAATTGTAATACTGTGTAAGTTGTAATGTACATTGTCTAAACCATTAATTAATGATTGCTTAAGAACAATGCCAACACTCTAATCCTTAATCAACACATCTAGCATCAAAACTCATGGTAATTTATACTACACTTGTAACGAACTCAGCGAATACGAGACTTTGAACAAAGGCAAAAATATCAATCCTAAAGATTGCTTTCTGAGGCTTGTTTCCTCACTAGACCCTGTTCGCAACATTTCCAACAATTTTGGTGAGGTCTGAAATCTGATCTGTTTAAGACTAATATAGGCAAAAGCACGATTAGCAACtaatttgtactccctccgtccctatttatctgtccactttggaagtaaaaatttgtccctatttatctgtccatttatactttcaaaactaatttaatgatagtttttcaaatatatcttcataatttcaattttcaaggcttgacttatttaaaacttggttgaattcatgttttcaagacataaagtaggggtattccatcattttcaagatattaattagaggtatttaatgaaaaagttcatacaatcaaggacaccttggtatgtgtttttttttccaaaatggacagataaaaagggacggagggagtaacaaacaAGAGTCTGCAACTGCAGAAAACTAATACTCGGCCTTTCATTAACAATAACACTGGATGtacaaaatataaagaaatCACTGAAATTGCAGATAAAGAGATCAGAGTCCTATATTATCATAGTTACGTATGACTAACTAGTTATCATGTCATAATATACCAATTCTTCAAATATAACTACCAGAAAATCGACATTAGATAGGTCCGCACTGGCATAGAACATTACATGTTTATTCATGTCTCaaactttattttaaaagtcaaaATCTAGAATCCTCCAACGCTCAAAATGCAGCAAGCTGTTTTAAAACATAACCTTCCATAAAGTCCAACAACTGGGATTTTACATAAGCTTGTAAACAAAATGAACAACTCACTGCTCATCTATTCCACAATCGGCATTGACCCACCAGCAGCTACAATTTGTTGCTCCAGCTGcatataaaaaagaatatcaTATTCTAAGTAAAGAAGCAATAAGTAAATTACATGACAAGAAAAAGAGAATTCATTTTGAACGATGATGCTATAATTGTTCCATTCGCTAAAACCTATAAGTTACTTGAAAAGTATTCAATTTAGAATTCAGAAAAAGGTCATCAAGTTTCAATAGTATTGTAACATCAATTTCGACTACTCCCGAGTTCAACTTTCTCACGACTAGCTTGAATTTTAGCCACAAAACTCATGCTCATATCGTCTAACAACCatgtttgaaattaaaagaCTCATCATGTCTCTAACTCACACTTTCCGATCCGGGAGCCTCTCATCAAGTAttgtataaaaagtatatttaattaaacgaTTAATTCCAAACCCCAAAatgtaaattatttattattatttttttggaggaaaaatgtgaattttattagtatatagaCAACAAAATGAAATATACTAATGAGTGTGCTTTACCGTGAGCAATGTTTGCAACTTGCCCTTCACAAGGTAGTATTCATCTTTCAATTGCTGCAAACATCTCAAACACCTGGTTTGTTTCAAACCTTTTAGTCATTGCTCATCATCATAATAAACAAAGTAGGGCTGAAATACTATTGACAATAGGATAactaaatcataaaattaattgcTAATTATTTTGCTGATTCACAACATCTTAAAAGAAATGTAGTGATatctatatactccctccgtccccttttacatgtccccaATTGACTTTTGACCGGTCAAAtagaccaaattttgactaaacattacaaattatctattcattattttcgaaatctgaaagttgcatattaaaatacattaaatatactttctagtgatgtaatttttattactttttgaattatatgatatatgtaaaatctcagtcaaaatatagtcaatttgactagtcaaaattCAAAaggggacatgtaaaaggggacggagggagtacatatcaTTACAACTCAAAATTAATTGCCATTATCAGGTGTAATTGCAACCTTCCTTGAGAATCACAAATTTACTAGTATTTAAAAGACTTTAATATGTTCCAACTTCTAAAGAATGTAAAAGAAAATAGATTTGAAAAATCACGATCATTTATTAGCCTAAAAGTCAGCTTGTATGCAAAgatgtactccctccattccactaTATTAGTCGTTTTGTTATTTtgcacacatattaagaagtgAAGCTATGACCTGTTTTTGTAATTAATACAACTTAGATTTCATGTTACTGCTTACGGGAATTGTCAACATTAAATTCTCTCTTTTACTTTTCTTTTACTCTCATCCATTTTCCCCTCTGTAAACTCTCCAACAATAATTTTTCTTCCCtccaataaaattatattccctccacaaaattaaaattttggttctatgtgttattttgatattatttccTATTCTATATAGTGAAGGATAAATATGTTTAtgaattacattttttttttgatgagtaacataaattatacttttgacttaaatatttaatcatgaagAAACTCCCCGTTACTTATTTAAAGTtaattattattcatatataatcactctaaaattttgagaaaaggttaaaactatattttttatacaatttcTTGGATTTAAGAAAGTTAATTTTCTTTCATATATAATCACTTTCTTATATTTAAACAAGTTACATTTGAAAGTTGAGTTTCATTCATATATacttaatcatttttaaataatatactttgaagttCTCAAGATTTTGAGAAAAGGTAAAATCTATTTTATATTCTGTATTTATATATGATCGTTCTAATATAATCTagttaatttgaaattaattacaatttatatttactatAAATATGATCAAATCAAGTTATATATCGTCATCTTTAGTTGATGTTGTTGCAAGAATTTGTTTAATATTGGCCTTGTAAAGATCCTGggtttattatattaatgaatttgcctgcttaacaaaaaatattatattctctaagttttgaaaaaaggttaaatctatattttaaataatttcttgtatttaaaaaattaacttttattcatatataaccACTCTTAAGTAATTTAGTTTgaatatacatgtgtgtgtggaAAGTGTGATATATTCTCACAATCAAagaaacaatatttaaaaaaaattatcaaattaattaagtgatatATCACCGTATTCATTTAATATTGTTAcaagaatttattttata
This genomic window from Daucus carota subsp. sativus chromosome 7, DH1 v3.0, whole genome shotgun sequence contains:
- the LOC108196788 gene encoding F-box/kelch-repeat protein At3g06240-like, which codes for MGMGGTPKRKKTTAADLPEELIRREILTRLPVRSLVRFKSVSKSWLSLFSEPRFINQHLTHSTTQNHNDCLVATRNTKVVILSRYEEIVALDSAHILDVVGSVRGLVCLTGRNMLSLWNPATHQSKETFAEARFADRAYDIGFGFDPVSDNYKLVILSEDLRFAMVYHSNSDNWIEISAPDNVFDNIRGAYSTSSVTIVKDCPYWAFCRYTKDRHMMATAVKFDAGRNEFKLLPEFVCEHRVRGSKFVDMNDCLTSVVYVYDNDPFSKRMLSLFSLDGDEGCCVWSKMYTIGPFNGWFVVVQGFSGGEIVFDDRGKFCCYDRKTDKINYMLLNTSSATTSDWRISCFRYTPSLAFIQGMKSVFYSTTRTRRASVQYSRVPQGLYNGLKY